A genomic region of Sulfuricurvum sp. IAE1 contains the following coding sequences:
- the rlmN gene encoding 23S rRNA (adenine(2503)-C(2))-methyltransferase RlmN, producing MDKQCILDYTKAELASMVKPSFRAKQIWGWIYHQYATSFDTMQNLPKTMREELAHEYDIMPLKIVRKECSSDGTIKYLFELRDGKTVETVWLKMKDEALDEEGNIEHEARFTVCVSTQVGCKVGCSFCLTAKGGFTRDLSAGEIVAQVLAVKMDNNLAAHRRLNIVYMGMGEPLDNLDNLAKAIQILKDEEGLSISGKRQTVSTSGLSTKIDKLGEMDLGVHIAISLHAVDDELRTELIPMNKAYNIASIIDAVKRFPIDTRKRVMFEYLVIKGKNDDLGSAKKLVKLLHGIKAKVNLIYFNPYPGSDYQRPTRADMVAFQEYLIKHGVLCTIRDSKGLDISAACGQLKEKDLKEAVQ from the coding sequence ATCAATACGCAACATCCTTTGATACGATGCAAAACCTTCCCAAAACGATGCGCGAGGAGCTCGCGCACGAATACGACATTATGCCGCTCAAAATCGTCCGCAAGGAGTGCTCAAGCGACGGGACGATCAAGTACCTCTTCGAACTGCGCGACGGCAAAACGGTCGAAACGGTGTGGCTTAAAATGAAGGACGAAGCGCTTGACGAGGAAGGGAATATTGAACACGAGGCCCGTTTTACCGTTTGCGTCTCGACGCAGGTAGGGTGTAAGGTGGGGTGCTCGTTCTGTCTTACCGCCAAAGGGGGATTTACCCGGGACCTGAGCGCGGGGGAGATTGTCGCGCAGGTGCTGGCGGTGAAGATGGACAACAACCTAGCCGCCCACCGCCGCCTCAACATCGTCTACATGGGGATGGGGGAACCGCTCGATAACCTCGATAACCTGGCCAAGGCGATCCAGATCCTTAAAGATGAAGAGGGGTTGTCGATTTCGGGCAAACGCCAGACCGTTTCCACCAGCGGTCTGAGCACCAAGATCGACAAGCTGGGAGAGATGGACCTGGGTGTCCATATCGCGATCAGTCTTCACGCCGTCGACGATGAGCTGCGCACCGAACTGATCCCGATGAATAAAGCCTATAATATCGCCTCGATCATCGACGCGGTCAAACGTTTTCCCATCGATACCCGAAAACGGGTCATGTTCGAATATCTCGTTATCAAGGGAAAAAATGACGATCTGGGGTCGGCGAAAAAACTGGTAAAACTGCTGCACGGGATCAAGGCGAAAGTGAACCTGATCTATTTCAACCCCTATCCCGGAAGCGATTATCAGCGCCCGACCCGCGCGGATATGGTTGCATTTCAGGAATACCTGATTAAGCACGGTGTGCTCTGCACGATCCGTGATTCCAAGGGGCTCGACATCAGCGCCGCGTGCGGTCAGCTCAAAGAAAAAGATTTAAAGGAGGCGGTACAATGA
- a CDS encoding outer membrane protein OmpK, giving the protein MRPSLLASLLLASALHAFSTTNLQYLYGRFEGPTFMDTAQGTKHTLTAEHYRTFGYGDVFAFVDYAYTPNGLRFSGKKNDLYGEFSPRISLSKIADIPTSSGVFKEWYAAYQHNRADGYRADLYGMGCDLNVPGFDVFSVNAYRKARSQMNDTYQLSANYSVTLSEKWLFEGYFDWTGADFLTHNQLLFNLSPFLGIREGKLGIGTEWHYYRENGSDTDNSVFQAMVKYSW; this is encoded by the coding sequence ATGCGACCGTCGCTTCTCGCTAGCCTGCTGCTGGCTTCGGCTCTCCACGCTTTTTCGACGACGAACCTTCAGTATCTCTACGGGCGTTTCGAAGGACCCACGTTCATGGATACCGCCCAGGGGACTAAACACACTTTGACCGCGGAGCATTACCGGACGTTCGGGTACGGGGATGTGTTTGCGTTCGTCGATTACGCCTACACCCCGAACGGGTTGCGGTTCAGCGGAAAGAAAAACGATCTCTACGGAGAATTCTCACCCCGAATCAGCCTCAGTAAAATCGCCGATATTCCCACTTCTTCAGGGGTATTCAAAGAGTGGTACGCAGCCTATCAGCATAATCGTGCAGACGGCTATCGGGCCGATCTTTACGGGATGGGATGCGATTTGAACGTTCCGGGATTCGATGTATTCAGCGTCAACGCCTACCGTAAAGCGCGTTCGCAAATGAACGATACCTATCAGCTCTCGGCAAACTATTCCGTGACTTTGAGCGAAAAGTGGCTTTTCGAGGGGTATTTCGACTGGACGGGAGCCGATTTTCTGACGCATAACCAGCTGCTGTTCAATCTCTCCCCTTTTCTGGGGATCCGGGAGGGGAAACTGGGCATCGGGACCGAATGGCATTATTATCGTGAGAACGGCTCCGACACCGACAACAGCGTCTTTCAGGCGATGGTCAAATACAGCTGGTAA
- a CDS encoding M23 family metallopeptidase: MKHWFIFLSVLSVLGWGNETFNGKSALIVLPLPAGKISVGDTNLSVVAHPRDRTKGIVIVPVDYYASEGDYNITWNAPGKNLPIDLNVRNAFYPSETLSVDPAKVTPPPEAMERIEQEKAEAEALYATFTPIRYWDEPFIRPMDSNITSVYGAKRTYNGTLKSYHGGVDFRARTPQPILAANNGVVVLAKERYYAGDTVIIDHGEGIYSCYFHLSRYNVKAGQYVRKGEVIGLTGATGRITGPHLHFGMMVHSRQTDPLYLIERINGLFEKESDATVASR, from the coding sequence TTGAAACACTGGTTTATTTTCTTATCGGTTCTGTCCGTTTTGGGGTGGGGAAACGAAACTTTTAACGGCAAAAGCGCTTTGATCGTCCTGCCGCTGCCTGCGGGCAAAATATCGGTAGGGGACACCAACCTGAGCGTCGTCGCGCACCCACGTGATCGCACCAAAGGGATCGTTATCGTTCCGGTCGACTATTACGCCTCCGAGGGCGACTACAACATCACCTGGAACGCCCCCGGGAAAAACCTCCCGATCGACTTAAACGTCCGCAATGCTTTTTACCCTTCCGAAACCCTCAGTGTCGATCCCGCCAAAGTGACGCCCCCTCCCGAAGCGATGGAGAGGATCGAGCAAGAAAAAGCCGAAGCAGAAGCGCTTTACGCAACGTTCACACCAATACGTTACTGGGACGAACCGTTCATTCGCCCGATGGATTCGAACATCACCAGCGTGTACGGCGCCAAGCGCACCTACAACGGAACCCTCAAAAGCTATCACGGGGGGGTCGATTTTCGCGCGCGCACCCCACAACCGATCCTGGCCGCCAACAACGGAGTCGTTGTTCTTGCCAAAGAGCGTTATTATGCCGGGGACACGGTCATCATCGATCACGGCGAAGGGATTTACAGCTGCTATTTTCACCTCAGCCGCTACAACGTCAAGGCTGGGCAATACGTCAGGAAGGGAGAAGTGATAGGTCTCACCGGAGCTACGGGACGGATAACGGGACCGCACCTTCATTTCGGTATGATGGTGCACTCGCGCCAAACCGATCCGCTCTACCTGATCGAGCGGATCAACGGATTGTTTGAGAAGGAGTCCGATGCGACCGTCGCTTCTCGCTAG
- a CDS encoding ABC transporter substrate-binding protein, translating into MKKAYVVIIALVMLISMVAVSLYYYLNRPTTSSEIRISTNPWVGFTPLIYAQEKGWLDDSPFKFIWLVDLTDNARLYRRGFTQGFTATQYELMHFKEQHAIKPVFLIDHSYGADAILSNRSLDELRSSKSPVKVFLERGSLNEDFFNAFVRENGLDPKIFSQIDSSQKNISAMPMLSEAVMLISYSPYLSELQKKGYRTVASTRTLKNFYVIDALFVDEKVIDGNEEEFARLKEIMVLAIKRFKQDPKEYYSVIKGYLEGQTYEEFIESTEGIEWLHDTVPPTIVEYLQSQKIKTDRLLP; encoded by the coding sequence ATGAAAAAAGCGTATGTTGTTATTATCGCCCTTGTTATGCTCATTTCGATGGTTGCCGTTTCGTTGTACTATTATCTCAACCGCCCCACTACAAGCTCCGAAATACGGATTTCGACCAATCCGTGGGTAGGCTTTACCCCCCTCATCTACGCGCAGGAAAAAGGGTGGCTGGACGATTCCCCGTTCAAATTCATCTGGCTGGTCGACCTGACCGATAACGCCCGTCTGTATCGCCGCGGTTTTACGCAGGGGTTTACGGCGACGCAGTATGAACTGATGCATTTTAAAGAGCAGCATGCCATCAAGCCCGTTTTTTTGATCGACCATTCCTACGGGGCCGACGCCATCCTCTCAAACCGTTCTCTGGATGAGCTTCGTTCGTCCAAATCGCCGGTGAAAGTTTTTCTTGAGCGGGGATCGCTGAACGAAGATTTTTTCAATGCGTTTGTGCGTGAAAACGGGCTGGACCCCAAAATATTCAGCCAGATTGATTCATCCCAGAAAAACATCTCCGCGATGCCGATGCTGTCCGAGGCGGTGATGCTTATCTCGTATTCGCCCTACCTTTCGGAATTGCAGAAAAAAGGGTACCGCACGGTCGCGTCGACACGTACGTTGAAAAATTTTTACGTTATCGATGCCCTTTTTGTGGATGAAAAAGTGATCGATGGGAATGAAGAGGAGTTTGCCCGCCTCAAAGAGATCATGGTCCTGGCGATCAAACGCTTCAAGCAAGATCCTAAAGAGTATTATTCGGTGATCAAAGGGTATCTGGAAGGGCAGACCTACGAAGAGTTCATCGAAAGCACCGAAGGGATCGAATGGCTTCACGACACGGTTCCGCCCACAATTGTCGAGTATCTCCAATCGCAAAAGATTAAAACTGACAGGTTGCTGCCGTGA